In Hahella sp. KA22, one genomic interval encodes:
- the pcnB gene encoding polynucleotide adenylyltransferase PcnB — protein sequence MLKKLMGLIKPGRKEAGAKPLKLRIIPRDSHTVSRKQISPAALKVLYRLNSANYDAFLVGGGVRDLLLGEQPKDFDVATSATPEQVREQFNNCRLIGRRFRLAHVRFGREIIEVATFRAGHQNAGEDDGDAVTSDSGQILRDNVYGNQEEDALRRDFTVNALYYCVRDFSIYDYAGGIEDIEHQVLRLIGDPETRYREDPVRMLRAARFAAKLDFSIEERTASPILELGPLLLNIPSARLFEEVLKLFLSGKAVRTFEILRQFDLFKFLFPETDRLLEAEHPYAEKLILQALRNTDKRIAQDKPVTPAFLYAAMLWSPMQRLQQRYLDDGLPPMQAMHKAIDKVLAQQVKHTALPKRFSQPMREIWELQLRLPRKQSKRLQGLVEHPRFRAAYDFLVLREQSGEDLQGLGEWWTRYQEADDQGRSKLQQQGPKRDGSGGRRRPRRRPRRTNNSAPSQ from the coding sequence ATGCTGAAAAAGTTAATGGGCCTGATAAAACCGGGACGCAAAGAAGCCGGCGCAAAACCTTTGAAACTGCGAATCATCCCCCGCGACAGCCATACAGTCTCACGCAAGCAGATCAGCCCTGCGGCGTTGAAAGTTCTCTACCGCCTGAACAGCGCCAACTATGACGCCTTTCTAGTCGGCGGCGGCGTCCGCGATTTATTACTGGGCGAACAGCCCAAAGACTTCGACGTCGCCACAAGCGCAACCCCAGAGCAAGTGCGCGAGCAGTTCAACAACTGCCGTCTGATCGGGCGTCGTTTCCGCCTCGCTCATGTGCGCTTCGGTCGTGAGATCATCGAAGTCGCCACGTTTCGCGCCGGCCATCAAAATGCTGGCGAAGACGATGGCGACGCGGTCACCAGCGACTCAGGCCAGATATTGCGCGACAATGTCTACGGTAATCAGGAAGAAGACGCGCTACGCCGCGACTTCACCGTTAACGCGCTCTATTACTGCGTCAGAGATTTCAGTATTTATGACTACGCTGGCGGAATCGAAGACATTGAGCACCAGGTTCTGCGGCTGATCGGCGATCCTGAAACCCGTTATCGGGAAGACCCCGTACGCATGCTGCGCGCAGCCCGATTCGCGGCAAAACTGGATTTTTCCATCGAAGAACGCACCGCCAGTCCTATTCTGGAACTGGGGCCTTTGCTTCTCAACATTCCCTCCGCGCGTTTGTTTGAAGAAGTACTGAAGCTGTTCTTATCCGGCAAAGCCGTACGCACATTCGAAATTTTGCGCCAGTTCGACTTATTCAAGTTTCTGTTTCCAGAAACCGACCGCCTGTTGGAAGCTGAGCACCCATACGCGGAAAAACTGATCCTGCAGGCGCTGCGCAATACAGATAAGCGAATCGCCCAGGACAAACCAGTAACTCCTGCGTTCTTGTACGCAGCCATGTTGTGGTCGCCAATGCAAAGGCTGCAGCAGCGTTATCTGGACGATGGCTTGCCTCCCATGCAGGCGATGCATAAGGCTATCGACAAAGTACTGGCGCAGCAGGTCAAACACACTGCCTTGCCCAAGCGTTTTAGCCAGCCCATGCGCGAAATCTGGGAATTGCAGCTCCGTCTGCCCCGCAAACAAAGCAAGCGTCTGCAAGGCTTAGTGGAGCATCCACGCTTCCGCGCCGCCTATGACTTCCTGGTCTTACGCGAACAAAGCGGTGAAGACCTGCAGGGACTTGGCGAGTGGTGGACGCGCTACCAGGAAGCCGATGACCAGGGGCGCAGCAAATTGCAGCAGCAAGGCCCTAAACGGGACGGCTCCGGCGGACGCAGACGTCCGCGCAGACGCCCGCGCCGCACTAACAACAGTGCGCCATCGCAATGA
- the folK gene encoding 2-amino-4-hydroxy-6-hydroxymethyldihydropteridine diphosphokinase — translation MTNCYVGLGSNLSQPEQQLRQALSALEDIPGVQLLQASSLYRSAPLGAPDQPWYVNAVAQLETSLSSLDLLRELQTIENNQGRVRQGERWTPRTLDLDLLLFGEQTINSEELIVPHYAMHERNFVIFPLAEIAPNCVIPGIGLISALLATLPQEGIERIQ, via the coding sequence ATGACAAACTGCTATGTCGGCCTGGGTAGCAACCTAAGCCAGCCTGAGCAACAGCTGCGCCAAGCGCTAAGCGCATTGGAAGATATACCCGGAGTCCAGTTGTTGCAGGCGTCCAGCCTGTATCGCAGCGCGCCGCTCGGCGCGCCTGACCAGCCCTGGTATGTCAACGCTGTCGCACAGCTGGAAACCAGCCTGTCCTCCCTCGACCTGTTGCGAGAGCTGCAAACAATCGAAAACAACCAAGGGCGCGTACGCCAGGGCGAACGCTGGACTCCCAGAACCCTGGATCTGGATTTGCTGTTATTTGGAGAACAGACCATCAACAGCGAAGAATTGATCGTACCTCACTACGCCATGCATGAGCGTAATTTCGTTATTTTCCCCCTGGCTGAAATTGCGCCAAACTGCGTTATTCCGGGCATTGGACTGATCTCCGCCCTGCTTGCGACATTGCCGCAGGAAGGCATTGAGCGTATTCAGTAG
- the panB gene encoding 3-methyl-2-oxobutanoate hydroxymethyltransferase, which produces MSITLSTLLDLKKKSEKFAVMTAYDATFAYEMDQAGVEVILVGDSLGMVLQGHDSTVPVRLEDMVYHTASVKRGARNAFIIADMPFMSYGTPEQAMAGAKQLMQAGAHMVKLEGGAWLCDAIAHLSRQGVPVCAHLGLTPQSVNKFGGYKVQGKEASQAQVMLDDAKALEQAGADILLLECVPTKLAKQLTEEVSAPVVGIGAGPYTDGQVLVMHDLLGIGAGKKPKFVKNFLTGSDSIQAAFKGYVEAVKSGAFPAEEHSFNI; this is translated from the coding sequence ATGTCCATCACTCTGAGCACCCTCCTGGACCTCAAGAAGAAATCCGAAAAGTTCGCGGTAATGACCGCCTATGACGCCACCTTCGCCTACGAAATGGATCAGGCTGGCGTTGAGGTGATATTGGTCGGCGATTCGCTCGGTATGGTTTTACAGGGTCACGACAGTACGGTTCCAGTTCGCCTGGAAGACATGGTTTACCACACGGCGTCAGTCAAACGCGGCGCGCGCAACGCGTTCATCATCGCCGACATGCCTTTTATGAGTTACGGCACGCCGGAACAAGCGATGGCCGGCGCCAAGCAGCTCATGCAAGCGGGCGCGCATATGGTAAAACTGGAAGGTGGAGCCTGGCTTTGTGACGCCATTGCTCATCTTTCCCGCCAGGGCGTCCCGGTATGCGCTCATTTGGGACTAACACCGCAATCCGTCAACAAATTCGGCGGGTATAAAGTGCAAGGCAAAGAAGCAAGTCAGGCGCAGGTGATGCTGGACGACGCCAAGGCATTAGAACAAGCCGGCGCGGACATATTATTGCTGGAGTGCGTGCCCACCAAGCTCGCCAAGCAATTGACGGAAGAAGTCAGCGCGCCAGTCGTCGGTATTGGCGCTGGGCCTTACACTGACGGACAAGTGTTGGTTATGCACGATCTTTTAGGAATCGGCGCAGGTAAGAAACCGAAGTTCGTCAAAAACTTCCTTACCGGTTCCGATTCTATTCAAGCAGCGTTTAAAGGTTATGTGGAGGCCGTCAAAAGCGGCGCATTTCCGGCGGAGGAGCACAGCTTCAACATATGA
- the panC gene encoding pantoate--beta-alanine ligase yields the protein MITIHRVKDLRAAIRQQRTQGKRIGLVPTMGNLHAGHVSLVKQAKELCDYVVTSIFVNPLQFGANEDLDKYPRTLDADKEKLVAAGNHLLFTPEVSQLYPEGIERHTKVITPALSELHCGASRPGHFTGVTTVVSMLFNMVQPDVAIFGEKDFQQLAVIRKMTRDLYLPIVIESGSTLRETDGLAMSSRNGYLSAEQRQTAPLLYKLLQESAEQIENGDKDFAAISAEANNKLTKAGFVPDYFNIVNSDTLSPAVASDSDITILAAAYLGTTRLIDNISVHLG from the coding sequence ATGATCACCATCCACAGGGTTAAAGATCTGCGCGCCGCAATCCGGCAGCAGCGTACGCAAGGGAAACGCATTGGACTGGTGCCCACCATGGGCAACCTGCATGCAGGGCATGTCAGCCTTGTCAAACAAGCCAAGGAATTGTGCGACTATGTGGTGACGTCCATTTTCGTTAACCCGCTGCAATTCGGGGCAAACGAGGATCTGGACAAGTATCCGAGAACCCTGGACGCAGATAAAGAAAAGCTGGTCGCCGCCGGCAACCACCTTTTATTCACCCCGGAGGTCAGTCAGCTGTACCCTGAGGGAATAGAGCGTCACACTAAGGTCATCACGCCAGCGCTGAGCGAGCTTCATTGCGGCGCCAGCCGGCCCGGACACTTTACCGGCGTGACGACCGTCGTATCCATGCTATTCAATATGGTGCAGCCTGATGTCGCCATATTTGGTGAAAAAGACTTTCAGCAATTGGCGGTCATTCGCAAAATGACCCGCGATCTGTATCTCCCCATTGTCATTGAGAGCGGTTCCACCCTCAGGGAAACGGACGGTCTGGCGATGAGTTCCCGCAATGGCTACCTTTCCGCCGAACAACGCCAAACGGCGCCATTGCTGTACAAGCTCCTGCAGGAAAGTGCGGAGCAGATTGAAAATGGCGACAAGGACTTCGCCGCAATAAGCGCAGAAGCCAACAATAAACTGACAAAAGCCGGCTTCGTTCCTGACTACTTCAATATTGTGAACAGCGACACTTTGTCTCCGGCGGTCGCCAGTGACAGCGATATCACGATACTTGCAGCGGCCTATCTGGGAACGACAAGGCTTATCGACAACATCAGCGTACACCTAGGTTGA
- the pgi gene encoding glucose-6-phosphate isomerase, translating into MQDTPQTLNDKARESWRALQQHAANTANDHILDYFHRDPARVQSYSLTAAGLTLDYSKNRANSATLEKLVKLAEDAGMKKSIDAMFAGEPINHTEGRAVLHTALRSSSATPVLVDGQDIKPEIRSALAQMEQFVSKVHRGEWLGYSGKPINDVVSIGIGGSYLGPRVAVEALRPYWQENIRCHFVSNVDGSDIAYTLENLNPETTLFIVQSKSFTTQETLANSMTAREWYLREGGSEAGLSKHFVAVSSNVQRARDFGIDAENVFPMWDWVGGRYSLWSAIGLPIALQVGMKAFRELLAGAEAMDQHFKTAPLEQNMPVLMGMLGIWYHNFLGADSYVILPYDQTLENLPAHLQQVDMESNGKGVNRAGVGVDYATGPIIWGGAGTNGQHAYHQLLHQGTRWTPADFILPLKSHKPAGRHHAMLASNCFAQSQALMCGKSLEKARQELLDGGMSSERAEELAPHKVIPGNRPSNTLVMDEINPHTLGALIALYEQKVFVQGVIWNLNSFDQWGVELGKQLSDSILPMLLDTGASTDALDPSSAALVEKFRKANGSGS; encoded by the coding sequence ATGCAAGACACGCCTCAAACGCTTAACGATAAGGCTAGAGAAAGCTGGCGGGCGTTGCAGCAACATGCTGCAAACACCGCCAACGACCATATTCTGGATTACTTTCACCGCGATCCCGCCAGAGTCCAAAGTTACTCTCTCACCGCTGCGGGACTCACTCTGGACTACTCCAAAAACAGAGCAAACTCCGCTACGTTGGAAAAGCTGGTAAAACTGGCTGAAGACGCAGGGATGAAAAAGTCCATCGACGCCATGTTCGCTGGCGAGCCGATCAACCATACAGAAGGTCGCGCGGTACTTCATACCGCACTGCGCAGCAGTTCAGCTACGCCCGTGCTGGTGGATGGTCAGGATATCAAACCTGAAATTCGCAGTGCCCTGGCGCAAATGGAGCAATTCGTTAGCAAGGTTCACCGTGGCGAATGGTTAGGTTACAGCGGCAAGCCGATCAATGATGTCGTCAGTATCGGCATCGGTGGTTCTTATCTGGGGCCTCGTGTTGCTGTAGAAGCACTGCGCCCTTACTGGCAGGAAAATATCCGCTGCCACTTCGTCTCCAATGTGGACGGCTCTGACATTGCCTACACCCTGGAGAACCTGAACCCAGAGACAACCTTGTTCATAGTCCAGTCCAAGTCTTTCACGACTCAGGAGACACTGGCGAACTCCATGACGGCTCGCGAATGGTATTTGCGCGAAGGCGGCTCTGAAGCGGGACTGAGCAAGCATTTTGTCGCAGTTTCCAGCAACGTGCAGCGCGCCCGCGATTTCGGTATCGATGCGGAAAATGTATTCCCGATGTGGGACTGGGTGGGTGGACGCTACTCTTTGTGGTCCGCTATTGGCTTGCCCATTGCGCTGCAGGTGGGCATGAAAGCCTTCAGAGAGTTGCTCGCCGGCGCAGAAGCCATGGATCAGCACTTCAAAACAGCGCCGCTTGAACAGAATATGCCAGTATTGATGGGCATGCTGGGCATCTGGTATCACAATTTCCTGGGCGCGGACAGCTACGTTATCCTGCCCTATGACCAGACGCTTGAGAATCTGCCTGCGCACCTGCAGCAAGTTGATATGGAAAGCAACGGCAAGGGCGTCAACCGCGCAGGCGTTGGCGTCGACTACGCCACAGGCCCTATTATCTGGGGCGGCGCCGGTACTAATGGCCAGCATGCCTATCACCAGTTACTACACCAAGGCACACGCTGGACCCCAGCGGACTTCATACTGCCGCTGAAATCCCACAAGCCCGCCGGGCGTCATCACGCCATGCTTGCCTCCAACTGCTTTGCGCAAAGTCAGGCTTTGATGTGCGGCAAGTCTCTGGAAAAGGCCCGCCAGGAGCTGCTCGATGGCGGCATGTCATCAGAGCGAGCAGAGGAACTGGCGCCTCATAAAGTGATTCCCGGCAACCGTCCCAGCAACACGCTGGTGATGGACGAAATCAACCCGCATACACTCGGCGCGCTGATCGCCCTGTATGAGCAGAAAGTTTTCGTGCAGGGAGTTATCTGGAACTTAAATTCTTTTGATCAGTGGGGCGTAGAGCTGGGCAAACAACTCAGCGACAGCATATTGCCCATGCTGCTGGACACAGGTGCGTCGACGGATGCGCTAGATCCGTCCAGCGCGGCGCTGGTGGAGAAATTCCGCAAAGCCAACGGCTCCGGGAGCTAA
- the folK gene encoding 2-amino-4-hydroxy-6-hydroxymethyldihydropteridine diphosphokinase has protein sequence MKEELARVVKVVVGIGSNIDPDKNIALALDALDAHFQDLRLSPVYESEAIGFAGDAFINLVAAFHTDESVGAVQRTLKQIEASSGRTGLESKHSGRTLDIDILTYGDVVGEVEGIALPRGEITENAYVLLPLAELEPNERHPALNVSYAELWEKYDRAQQLHRVAFSWRDQTF, from the coding sequence TTGAAAGAGGAGCTCGCAAGAGTGGTTAAGGTGGTTGTTGGTATTGGCAGCAATATCGACCCGGATAAGAATATTGCTCTGGCGCTAGACGCGTTGGATGCGCATTTTCAGGATCTGCGTTTATCGCCGGTGTATGAGTCGGAAGCGATTGGGTTCGCCGGCGACGCCTTCATCAACTTGGTGGCGGCGTTTCACACTGATGAGTCGGTTGGCGCAGTGCAGCGCACCTTGAAGCAGATTGAAGCGAGCAGTGGGCGTACGGGGTTGGAGTCCAAGCACTCTGGGCGCACGCTGGATATCGATATCCTTACCTATGGGGATGTTGTGGGGGAAGTGGAGGGGATTGCGCTTCCGCGGGGTGAAATAACCGAGAATGCGTATGTTTTGCTGCCCTTGGCTGAACTTGAACCCAATGAGCGTCACCCTGCCTTGAACGTCTCCTACGCGGAGTTGTGGGAAAAGTACGATCGCGCCCAGCAACTTCACAGAGTCGCCTTTAGTTGGCGCGATCAGACTTTCTAG
- the folB gene encoding dihydroneopterin aldolase → MDTVLIEGLQVDAIIGVYEFEKGYQQRLFVDIELGCDISGAAREDNLDLTLNYAAVSERLREYAAASRFQLIETLAERFAELLQKEFGAPWLRLTIRKPGAVAEARSVGVRIERGARKSG, encoded by the coding sequence ATGGATACAGTACTTATTGAAGGTTTGCAGGTAGACGCCATAATCGGTGTTTACGAATTTGAGAAGGGATATCAACAACGGCTTTTTGTTGATATCGAGCTGGGTTGCGATATTTCTGGCGCTGCGCGTGAGGATAACCTTGATCTCACCTTGAACTATGCAGCCGTCAGCGAGCGTTTGCGTGAATATGCGGCCGCCAGTCGTTTCCAACTCATTGAAACTTTGGCGGAGCGGTTTGCTGAATTGCTGCAGAAAGAGTTTGGCGCGCCCTGGTTGCGTCTGACGATCCGAAAGCCTGGCGCTGTCGCGGAAGCGCGTAGCGTGGGAGTAAGAATTGAAAGAGGAGCTCGCAAGAGTGGTTAA
- the plsY gene encoding glycerol-3-phosphate 1-O-acyltransferase PlsY — protein sequence MAHNLRSLIYFKPQGPMEHPFQLLMATSIAYLLGSIMGAYWVCRYFQLPDPTEAGSGNPGATNIYRLGGPIPATLTLFWDAAKGAAAVCIAAMLGLSPYEQGVTAVAAIVGHMLPAFHHFKGGKGVATVLGAGLALAWQTTLALTLVWTAVVYWKRISSLASLTAAVMAPWVAWRLNPEHLALFLILSLFILIRHRENIINLAKGKERSL from the coding sequence ATGGCTCATAATCTACGCAGTCTGATCTATTTTAAGCCGCAGGGGCCCATGGAGCATCCTTTTCAACTTCTCATGGCGACATCCATCGCCTACCTGCTCGGCTCCATCATGGGGGCCTACTGGGTATGCCGTTACTTCCAGCTCCCCGACCCCACCGAAGCGGGCTCCGGCAATCCTGGCGCGACCAATATTTACCGCCTCGGCGGCCCCATTCCCGCCACGCTCACTTTATTCTGGGACGCCGCCAAAGGCGCCGCCGCCGTTTGTATTGCAGCCATGCTGGGACTGTCGCCCTATGAGCAAGGCGTCACCGCCGTAGCGGCGATTGTCGGCCATATGCTACCGGCTTTTCATCACTTCAAGGGAGGTAAAGGCGTCGCCACCGTGTTGGGAGCGGGACTGGCGCTGGCCTGGCAAACCACTCTTGCTTTGACGCTGGTATGGACGGCCGTCGTATATTGGAAACGGATCTCGTCCCTTGCCTCTCTGACTGCGGCAGTTATGGCGCCCTGGGTGGCATGGCGACTTAATCCAGAGCATCTCGCCCTATTCCTCATATTGTCGCTGTTCATCCTGATTCGACACAGAGAGAACATCATCAATCTAGCTAAAGGCAAAGAGCGCTCGCTTTAG
- the tsaD gene encoding tRNA (adenosine(37)-N6)-threonylcarbamoyltransferase complex transferase subunit TsaD — MLVLGIETSCDETGIALYDGERGLLAHTLYSQIKLHADYGGVVPELASRDHVRKVIPLIEEVLSQGGVGKSDVDAIAYTAGPGLVGALMVGGAIASALAYALNIPTIGVHHMEGHLLAPMLEENPPEFPFVALLVSGGHTQLVRVDGVGEYELLGESVDDAAGEAFDKVAKMLGLDYPGGPQVAKLAEQGNLQRFKFPRPMTDRPGLDFSFSGLKTFTLNTLQEAEASGGADDSLRADVAACFQEAVVETMVIKCRRALKQTGLKRLIMAGGVSANRRLREKLQQMVKGEKAQVYYARPEFCTDNGAMIAYAGYQRLAAGQRGDLSVVATPRWPLVELPSIRS; from the coding sequence ATGTTAGTACTGGGCATAGAAACATCCTGCGACGAGACCGGAATTGCGTTGTATGACGGAGAGCGTGGACTGTTGGCTCATACGTTGTACAGTCAGATCAAGTTGCATGCGGATTATGGCGGCGTCGTTCCCGAGCTGGCCTCTCGCGATCATGTGCGAAAAGTCATTCCTTTGATTGAAGAGGTGCTAAGTCAGGGGGGCGTCGGCAAAAGTGATGTGGACGCTATTGCTTATACGGCGGGCCCAGGTTTGGTTGGCGCATTAATGGTGGGAGGCGCCATCGCCTCGGCGCTGGCTTACGCTTTGAATATCCCCACTATTGGCGTTCATCATATGGAAGGGCACTTGCTGGCGCCCATGTTGGAAGAAAATCCGCCGGAATTTCCTTTTGTCGCTCTTTTGGTATCGGGTGGTCATACGCAGTTGGTGCGAGTCGATGGCGTTGGCGAATATGAGTTGCTAGGGGAATCCGTGGACGATGCTGCTGGGGAAGCTTTCGATAAAGTGGCCAAGATGCTTGGTCTGGATTACCCCGGTGGCCCTCAAGTCGCTAAGCTGGCGGAGCAGGGGAATCTTCAGCGGTTTAAATTTCCTCGTCCGATGACGGATCGCCCTGGGTTGGACTTCAGTTTCAGCGGACTTAAGACGTTTACGCTGAATACTCTTCAGGAGGCGGAAGCCAGTGGTGGCGCAGACGATAGTTTACGCGCAGATGTCGCCGCCTGCTTTCAGGAGGCCGTGGTGGAGACTATGGTGATCAAGTGTCGCAGGGCGCTCAAGCAAACAGGGTTGAAACGATTGATCATGGCTGGCGGCGTAAGCGCGAATCGTCGCCTGCGGGAAAAACTGCAGCAAATGGTCAAGGGCGAAAAAGCGCAGGTGTATTATGCCCGGCCTGAATTTTGTACGGATAACGGTGCGATGATCGCTTACGCTGGTTATCAGCGTCTGGCTGCCGGACAACGAGGAGATCTTAGCGTTGTCGCCACGCCCCGCTGGCCTTTAGTGGAATTGCCTTCAATTAGAAGCTAA
- the rpsU gene encoding 30S ribosomal protein S21: MPSVKIKENEPFDVALRRFKRSCEKAGILSEVRRREFYEKPTSERKRKLAAAVKRHAKKVQREQRRFERLY; the protein is encoded by the coding sequence ATGCCTTCCGTAAAAATTAAAGAGAACGAGCCATTTGACGTTGCCCTGCGCCGCTTTAAGCGTTCATGCGAAAAGGCAGGAATCCTTTCAGAAGTACGTCGTCGCGAGTTCTACGAGAAGCCGACTTCAGAAAGAAAGCGCAAGTTGGCTGCAGCTGTAAAACGTCACGCGAAGAAAGTTCAGCGCGAACAAAGACGTTTCGAGCGCCTGTACTAA
- a CDS encoding GatB/YqeY domain-containing protein: MSLKDSLTEAMKSAMRSKEKDRLGAIRLILADIKRIEVDERIEVDDARVLEVLDKMAKQRKDSISQFSAAGRDDLVAKEQLELDVIQGFLPEALSEEELDQLIQTAVSESGAESIRDMGKVMAVLKPQVQGRADMAVIGQKVKKALS, translated from the coding sequence ATGTCATTGAAAGACAGTTTAACTGAAGCCATGAAATCGGCCATGCGCAGCAAGGAAAAAGACCGCCTTGGAGCCATTCGTTTGATTCTGGCGGACATTAAACGAATCGAAGTGGACGAGCGCATTGAAGTTGATGATGCTCGTGTTCTCGAAGTACTGGATAAGATGGCGAAACAACGCAAAGACTCCATCTCTCAATTTTCCGCCGCTGGCCGGGATGATCTGGTCGCTAAAGAACAGCTTGAGCTGGACGTAATTCAGGGCTTTCTACCTGAAGCGCTCAGCGAAGAAGAACTTGATCAACTTATCCAGACTGCGGTAAGCGAATCAGGCGCGGAGTCGATACGCGATATGGGCAAGGTAATGGCGGTCCTGAAACCACAAGTTCAGGGACGTGCGGACATGGCGGTCATCGGACAAAAAGTTAAAAAAGCTTTGTCCTGA
- the dnaG gene encoding DNA primase yields the protein MAGLIPQVFVDDLLSRVDLASLIAERVNLKKSGATYQGRCPFHDEKSPSFHVYNENHPAHYHCYGCGAHGDAINFIKETEHLSFNEAVEQLAKRCGVEVPRDRAAEQKVSQNKSLYDASSHADAAFRQALGSHPQRGVAQEYLKRRNISPEMADLYGIGFAPAQRQFLSGSSDRSLVKALSTLRLVIEKEQDRFDMFQNRLMFPIRDTRGRTIAFGGRTLGNDRSKYINSPESPIFHKSNVLYGLWEARKQSRKLEQLIVVEGYLDVISLAQFGVVNAVAAMGTATNEDNLSHLLNTSQDIVFCFDGDKAGLAAADKALNNLLPMFQDGYKVSFLILPEGEDPDTFVRNEGADAFRERVANATPLSEYFFQAMSRGLDLSVAENKGILSTQARTALKVINAPVLKDALYQRLNELTRSSRWGDRQGKNGGEWKKGDWKGKKGYSFQNRDEPREEPIPVPNRIAARACLGLYVNPSWAKEISNTLNYEITQDDERALTYFLEWLLKENIETAEDLLYRLAVDPHQQRRFKNLFNSLEHIFGAEEIEAGAQESLLVLKRKYFDRSFDKIHQDLSRDPKNKELHEKFRTMSSEKMAMIATPKS from the coding sequence ATGGCCGGTCTGATCCCTCAAGTATTTGTCGATGATTTACTTTCAAGGGTTGATCTTGCCAGCCTCATCGCTGAGCGGGTGAATCTCAAGAAATCCGGCGCAACCTATCAGGGTCGCTGCCCGTTTCACGACGAAAAGTCTCCTTCATTTCACGTATACAACGAAAACCACCCTGCGCATTACCACTGCTATGGCTGTGGCGCTCACGGCGACGCCATCAACTTCATCAAAGAAACCGAACATCTTTCCTTTAATGAAGCCGTTGAGCAATTGGCGAAACGTTGCGGCGTGGAAGTCCCTCGCGATAGAGCGGCGGAGCAAAAAGTCAGTCAAAACAAATCACTGTATGATGCCTCCTCACATGCAGATGCAGCATTTCGTCAGGCGCTGGGAAGCCATCCGCAACGCGGAGTCGCTCAGGAGTACCTGAAACGTCGAAATATTTCTCCCGAAATGGCTGACTTATACGGCATAGGCTTCGCACCAGCGCAACGCCAGTTTCTTAGTGGCTCCAGCGACCGCAGTCTGGTCAAAGCGCTCAGCACGCTGCGTTTGGTAATAGAAAAGGAACAGGATCGTTTCGATATGTTCCAAAACCGCCTTATGTTTCCCATCCGGGATACCCGGGGCAGAACCATCGCTTTCGGTGGTCGTACACTTGGCAATGACCGCAGCAAATACATCAACAGCCCCGAATCTCCTATATTTCACAAGAGCAACGTGCTGTATGGGCTGTGGGAAGCGCGCAAGCAATCACGCAAGCTTGAACAGCTGATTGTGGTCGAAGGCTATCTTGACGTTATTTCTCTGGCCCAGTTTGGTGTGGTTAATGCTGTCGCCGCCATGGGAACCGCCACCAACGAGGACAACTTAAGTCACCTGCTTAACACCAGTCAGGATATTGTCTTCTGCTTCGATGGCGACAAAGCCGGTTTGGCGGCTGCCGACAAGGCGCTTAATAACTTGCTCCCCATGTTTCAGGATGGCTACAAGGTCAGCTTCTTGATTCTTCCGGAAGGTGAGGACCCAGACACATTTGTCAGGAACGAAGGCGCGGATGCATTCCGCGAGCGCGTCGCCAATGCTACGCCCCTTTCGGAGTATTTTTTCCAGGCCATGAGCAGGGGTCTGGACCTGTCCGTTGCGGAAAACAAAGGCATACTATCCACCCAGGCCCGCACAGCGCTAAAAGTCATTAATGCGCCAGTCCTAAAGGATGCTCTTTACCAGCGCCTGAATGAACTGACGCGCTCTTCCCGCTGGGGAGACCGGCAAGGCAAAAATGGCGGGGAGTGGAAGAAAGGCGACTGGAAAGGCAAAAAAGGCTATTCGTTTCAGAACCGAGACGAGCCTCGTGAAGAACCCATCCCGGTGCCCAATCGTATTGCCGCCCGCGCCTGTCTTGGCTTGTACGTCAATCCATCCTGGGCGAAGGAAATCTCAAATACTCTGAATTATGAGATTACTCAGGACGATGAAAGGGCGTTGACTTACTTTCTGGAGTGGCTGCTTAAGGAAAATATCGAGACAGCGGAAGACCTACTTTACCGGTTAGCGGTTGATCCACACCAACAAAGACGTTTCAAAAACCTGTTCAATTCCTTGGAGCATATTTTCGGTGCGGAAGAAATTGAAGCGGGAGCTCAGGAAAGTTTATTAGTGCTCAAAAGAAAATATTTCGACAGGTCTTTTGACAAAATTCATCAGGATCTTTCAAGAGACCCTAAAAACAAGGAGTTACACGAAAAATTCAGAACAATGTCGAGCGAAAAGATGGCGATGATCGCCACACCGAAATCTTAA